A segment of the Kluyveromyces marxianus DMKU3-1042 DNA, complete genome, chromosome 5 genome:
AAATCGAGTGCGTGCGCTTCGCTGATGAAAACGTGTTCATGTGTGGTACAGATAACGGTAACGTTTACTCTTTCGATATCAGAAACGGTGCTGAATCCAAGCCAGTGTGGACTTTGAAGGCCCATGATGCCGGTGTATCATCAGTCGAGGTCAACCAACACATTCCAAACATGTTATTAACCAGTGCCATGGGTGAAAAGACTGTCAAGTTGTGGAAGTGTCCACTTGAATCCCAGCCTGGTAAGGGTCCAAGCATGGTGCTAAGTCGTGACTTTGGTGTAGGAAACGTCTTGACCACGTCTTTCGCTCCAGACGTCGAAATTGCCGGTAACATTGTTGTCGGTGGTGTCAGTCCCGGTCTAAAATTATGGGATGTGTTCACCAACAGATCTGTGAGAAAGAGTTTCCAATCAGAGCTAAAGGACCTACAAAACAAGGCAAGAGAGGAGGCCAAGGCTTTGGGCAGAAGCTCGAGAATCGCCAGAAAGTACACTAAGAACGATAACCCAGAAACTGTGCTTACGGTCGACGACCAAAACgacgaagatgaggatgaaggCGACGATGAAGAGTAATAATATCGATATCAATTTCTGTTGTACTAAAAAACTAGCATGTCCATTCAAACTCCCTGAAATATTAACATTAttttattactactactattgTATAAGTGCATTACATTATATAGACGCTCCTGGCCCTATCCACGTTGTATAATAAATCtaaatttaaatttaaatttaaatttaaacCTAAACCTACGACTTCACAAGACTCTTCAACACCCTGTTTTCCGGCGTGTCAGACTCCACATCAATGACAATCACTTCAGCCCGCTTGAAGTTCCCTTGTTCTCTGTCCGCCGAAAATGATATACTTCTATCGGACTTCCGTCTTGGCCTGATAAAAGCATCACTAATTCGCCTGTACTTTTGAATAGAAAGCACATCAACAGGACTCTCGCTCATACCACCATCAGCATCGCTCGagctctcttcttcatccaaaCAGCCACGGCTCCTTAATTCCTCTATTACCGACTCAACACTATCGACATGCCCATCGTAAACCACCTGGCACATTTGCTCGTACCGGGTAGCAAAAAAGTCCTGATTCCAGTCGAACCCTTGCGAATGCGCCATCGAAATCACATACTGGATTTTCCCATTATCTTCAGATCCATGCCTTCTTGAGCTATAACTGTCACTTACTTCGTATGCAATACCTGTTTCGCTAGCCAACATGCTAGACGATAGGTACAACTCTCTCATGACAATACTGATATTAATCTTACAAataatgtatatatatatggatcCTTCTCAACTGTCCAGCTAAACTATTCAGACTTACATGTAGCCATAGCGTGAGTGTGTCTGGCTGCTGCTCAAACTATAATTATTGATGATAATCCTTTATATATGATTTATGTCTAGAGACAGTGCTACTAGCAACGGACTGCTATGACTGAACCGAATCACCCATGCCAGGATGTCTGGGTGCATATGGGAAGGACGACCGATCTCCTTTTTTGgagggaaaaagaaacgaaacaaaaaactAATTACAGATCATGTGACTGTACAAAACGTTACCCTGTTTAAGACTGACCGGGTAATACCgaaagcttttttttttttatttttttttcgagtttatttttttttcacattGCTTTTTCTCtcagctcatcgcatcgccAGTTTGGAAAATTTTCATTCGGAGGGCCCAGCTTCGATGCTGTAGAGTAACAAttagtttagtttagttttagTTCAGTTAAACAGAGAGATGAGATATTAGTTATCGAAATATAGTCTTGAAGGTTGGATTGGATCGTTTGTAGTGTTGTTAGTTGGACTTATACGGAACGGAGCTATATCTGAAAGAAGCTAAGCAAGATTTTTAGAGGAAGTGGTTAAGAAAAATGGCTCCTATTGAATATCTATTGTTTGAAGAGCCTACTGGGTATGGTATCTTCAAGGTGAAGTTGCAACAGGATGACATTGGGTCTCGTTTAAAGGAGGTGCAACAACAAATCAACGACTTTGGTTCTTTCACCAAGTTGGTTGAGTTGGTTTCATTTGCTCCATTCAAGGGTGCAGCTCAAGCTTTGGAAAATGCGAACGATATTTCTGAAGGTTTGGTTTCTGACCATTTGAAGGCTTTGTTGGACTTGAACTTGCCAAAGGGTTCGTCCAAGAAGACTGTTACTCTAGCTATCTCTGACAAGAACTTGGGTCCATCCATCAAGGAAGTTTTCCCATACGTGGACTGTATTTCCAACGAGTTGGCTCAAGACTTGATTCGTGGTGTTAGATTGCATGGTGAcaagttgttgaaggaCTTGCAACCTGGTGATTTGGAAAGAGCTCAACTTGGTTTGGGTCACGCTTACTCCCGTGCCAAGGTTAAGTTCTCTGTGCAGAAGAACGACAACCATATCATCCAAGCTATTGCTCTTTTGGATCAATTGGACAAGGACATCAACACCTTTGCCATGAGAGTCAAGGAATGGTACGGCTGGCACTTCCCAGAGTTGGCAAAGTTGGTTCCAGACAACTACAAGTTTGCCAAGCTCgttcttttcatcaagGACAAGGCTTCTTTGAACGAGGAATCCTTGCACGATCTTTCCGAAATTCTAGACAATGACGCTGGTATCAGTGAGAGAGTTATCGACAACGCCCGTATCTCCATGGGTCAAGATCTTTCCGAAACCGATATGGAAAACGTCACTATTTTCGCTCAAAGAGTCGTCTCTCTTGTCGAATACAGAAGACAATTGTACGACTACCTTTGCGAAAAGATGCACTTGGTCGCTCCAAACTTGTCTGAATTGATTGGTGAAGTTATCGGTGCCAGATTGATCTCCCACTCTGGTTCTTTGACCAACCTTTCCAAGCAAGCCGCTTCCACCGTTCAAATTTTGGGTGCTGAAAAGGCTTTATTCAGAGCTTTGAAGACCAAGGGTAACACTCCTAAATACGGTTTAATCTATCACAGTGGTTTCATCGCCAAGGCTAGTGCTAAGAACAAGGGTAGAATTTCCAGATACTTGGCCAACAAGTGTTCTATGGCTTCCAGAATCGATAACTACTCTGATGAACCAACCAACGCTTTCGGTCAAGTGCTAAAGAAGCAAGTTGAACAAAGATTGGAATTCTACGCTACTGGTGCTCCAACCTTGAAGAACGAATCTGCTATCAAGGAAGCCATCGAATTGTACAATAAGGATAAGCCAGCtactgaagaagaagtggatACAACCGAACCTTCTAAGAAGAGAAAGCTAGAGGAATCCagcgatgaagaagaagaagaagaagaaaagaaggaaaagaagtctaagaaggagaagaaggataagaaggagaagaaggaaaagaaggagaagaaggaaaagaaggagaagaaggacaagaaggaaaagaaggaaaagaaggacaagaaggagaagaagtcTAAGAAGGACTAATTGTTCTCTTTctgcaaagaagaaaaattaaaataaacGTTCTTAAAAATTCatctatctctctctctttttccccatcttttttgttttactttACATTATCAAGTCATTCGGTTTCTCATAATTATAAAAGCTCTTATTTGCACCTTTTCATACCTTGGTTTACCAACTAAAGGCTACATGTATACTGCCCCCACCCCCCACATTTAACTTTGTTACATATCATATCTGTATATCACAATCATACTTTTAATTAGAATACTAAAAATTTAGCGTCACATCAAAGGAGGAGGATGAGGTTTGTGTTGGGAATAACGAACCATGTATTTTTCTAATCTTTTACAAACTTAAATGTTAGGCTAATGCTAAATATATAATCCACCTTGAGTTGTAGTACATCCATCCAATTTCCAAAGTTTTATGCACTCTGATACGTAATAGTCTGTCTGCGATGGATACGAGCAAAGCAGTTTTGACATTTCATCAACTAGTGAATCGACAACATTGAAATTGTATTTCTCAAAACCGCTTGGACCTTCTGCAGGTACCACTAACACTTTTGCGCTCTTATCCTTTAGCGATAGAATCAAGTTGGTGATAGATCCAGTGATAAACTCGGGAGGGATAAGATCTGTAAGCGTTTTCAACTCTGTCAATCTGTCTGAATTTACTAGTATTGTACGTTCACATACATTGCCAATCAACTGAGCTAACTGTCTTGTCATGAAATTTGTTACGATCGTAGGATACTTCATTTCGTTTTCCTCGATGATTACAATGACAGTATCTTGGAGCTTCCATAGATTGTAGTTTATTAGGAACTCTTCTGTAGAAGAGCCTGTAATGCTATCTTCGGTGTCGTACATCCCTGATACAATCTTCATAGATTGAGGGTCGGTATTACTATCATTTTGTAATGTCCCAGAAATAACACCAATGTGCGTTAGATTGATGATACTCTTAGGAAGCAGCCACTTTAGTGATGAAGGGAGAACAAGACAATGGTTGAACTGTATGAGATCCAAATTTTCAGGGGATACAGTTACTTTAGGTAAGTTTTTATCGACCAAAGAGTATGGATCTGATTGTGCCACTGAATCTAGTTGATGTCTAGGACTCTGGTCATTTTGCCATTGCTTGAACTGCACATATGTATACGTATCGTTTTTAAAAGGTTAgtaaaaattcaaaagagcttcttgaagaaagaagggtCCCCCAACTGCAACAACCAACATACTGTCAACATGATTCCTTATTTACACGGGGTGTATAAGGTCTTTTGAAATGTCACGTAAGCTGTTAATTACGTTTCTTTGCCACCTTATTCCTTTCAATTAGGTGTTAAATGCATGATGACTTTTTAATCGGCAAtatcaacttttcaactattattataatgGAAAATACTTTGAAcgtaagaagaagacaagaaGCGCAGACATAGAGAAAGAGGGTTAAAGGTatacagacagacagaGACCAGACCTACTAAGAGGGACGTAAAACCAGCACAATGTCGGCCGAAGAAGTATCACAAAGGTATACAAAGCTACAGGGGGAGTTAGAAGAGTTGATTGTGGCGAGACAGAAGTTAGAGACACAATTGCAAGAGAACAAGATCGTTAATGAAGAATTTGCGAATCTCAAAGAAGATACCACTGTTTACAAGCTAACTGGCGGTGTGCTACTTCCTGTTGAGCAGTTTGAGGCCAAGGGGAATGTGGAAAAGAGACTTGAGTTTATAGAGACGGAGATCAAGAGATGCGAGGGGAACATCAAAACGAAGCAACAAGAGCTTGAGACCGTCAAAAACCAACTAATCAGCATGCGTacccaacaacaacagcagtaGTGGGGTGGGAGATATCATCGTGACATATTTCATTACAATTGCTATTTAATTagttaattaattaatgATATATACGCTTTTAAAAGAGACATGTATTTTATAATTAAATTTAGGTTCATCCTCTTGTCAATTGAGACTTTACCAGGTTGATCGAACTGAGGAGAGTGAACCACAGATACTCCTCGGTGTTATTATACATTTTGCCCATCTTTTTAACGTTTTCCAATCTCGATTGCGCGAACTCCATCGTCTCTGAGAAGTTGTGCGACTTGTCCTGCGCCATGAACAGTTCCGAGGACACATACGCAGTGGAAATGGCTAGTCTCTTGGAGTACCATGCGAAGTCATGGTTATCTGTTTCGTTCGAGTAAAAAATCATATCGTCCGTCAAACGGTGCAATTCTGGCAATGCCGTTTGCACCATAAATTCACCTGGAATCGACATGATCGATAGCATCTGCGACAAATGGGGAGCGACGGACTCGTTAAGTTGCAATCTCCGGAGAAATAGCGTTTCGAGATCAGGGAGCGGCTTGTCTGTGTCCAATGGGAGTTCATTAATGAGCTGGGTACGTTTTGTCACGAGGTGAAACTTGACCAATTCCTGCACTGCTGGAGAAACGTTGAAGAAAGATGGGGAATTGGCGCTTCCAAGCACCGAAAGGTACGACGATCCGAGCCCCAATTCGTTCAAAGACTGAACAATAGCTCTTTCGTTGAATCCTTGGCTGGGTACGTGGTTTTTAATTGTATTTGACAAGACCTTATATTGCACAGAATCGGCACCGTAAGTTAGAGGTTTGATAACTTTTGGAATGGCATGCTCCAGCATGTTGGGATGGTACAGTCTTGTGAACACGCGTGACGACATGGTGGGGGTGCTAGTCTTGGAGTATACTCTTTAAGTGTACTCTTTAAGTTCTAATGCCAATAccaatgccaatgccaataccaataccaataccaatacaTACACCAATATACAAGTATAGTAGTATACaattgtgtgtgtgtgtgtgtgtgtgtgtgtgtgtgtgtgggTGGTGGGGAGGgaaaatcacgtgatacacaaagaaggaaaaaacCGGTACCCACAAG
Coding sequences within it:
- the UGX2 gene encoding Ugx2p, producing MRELYLSSSMLASETGIAYEVSDSYSSRRHGSEDNGKIQYVISMAHSQGFDWNQDFFATRYEQMCQVVYDGHVDSVESVIEELRSRGCLDEEESSSDADGGMSESPVDVLSIQKYRRISDAFIRPRRKSDRSISFSADREQGNFKRAEVIVIDVESDTPENRVLKSLVKS
- the NOP56 gene encoding snoRNP complex protein NOP56, translated to MAPIEYLLFEEPTGYGIFKVKLQQDDIGSRLKEVQQQINDFGSFTKLVELVSFAPFKGAAQALENANDISEGLVSDHLKALLDLNLPKGSSKKTVTLAISDKNLGPSIKEVFPYVDCISNELAQDLIRGVRLHGDKLLKDLQPGDLERAQLGLGHAYSRAKVKFSVQKNDNHIIQAIALLDQLDKDINTFAMRVKEWYGWHFPELAKLVPDNYKFAKLVLFIKDKASLNEESLHDLSEILDNDAGISERVIDNARISMGQDLSETDMENVTIFAQRVVSLVEYRRQLYDYLCEKMHLVAPNLSELIGEVIGARLISHSGSLTNLSKQAASTVQILGAEKALFRALKTKGNTPKYGLIYHSGFIAKASAKNKGRISRYLANKCSMASRIDNYSDEPTNAFGQVLKKQVEQRLEFYATGAPTLKNESAIKEAIELYNKDKPATEEEVDTTEPSKKRKLEESSDEEEEEEEKKEKKSKKEKKDKKEKKEKKEKKEKKEKKDKKEKKEKKDKKEKKSKKD
- the PBA1 gene encoding Pba1p, giving the protein MLTFKQWQNDQSPRHQLDSVAQSDPYSLVDKNLPKVTVSPENLDLIQFNHCLVLPSSLKWLLPKSIINLTHIGVISGTLQNDSNTDPQSMKIVSGMYDTEDSITGSSTEEFLINYNLWKLQDTVIVIIEENEMKYPTIVTNFMTRQLAQLIGNVCERTILVNSDRLTELKTLTDLIPPEFITGSITNLILSLKDKSAKVLVVPAEGPSGFEKYNFNVVDSLVDEMSKLLCSYPSQTDYYVSECIKLWKLDGCTTTQGGLYI
- the YKE2 gene encoding tubulin-binding prefolding complex subunit YKE2; this translates as MSAEEVSQRYTKLQGELEELIVARQKLETQLQENKIVNEEFANLKEDTTVYKLTGGVLLPVEQFEAKGNVEKRLEFIETEIKRCEGNIKTKQQELETVKNQLISMRTQQQQQ
- the COQ9 gene encoding ubiquinone biosynthesis protein COQ9, whose amino-acid sequence is MSSRVFTRLYHPNMLEHAIPKVIKPLTYGADSVQYKVLSNTIKNHVPSQGFNERAIVQSLNELGLGSSYLSVLGSANSPSFFNVSPAVQELVKFHLVTKRTQLINELPLDTDKPLPDLETLFLRRLQLNESVAPHLSQMLSIMSIPGEFMVQTALPELHRLTDDMIFYSNETDNHDFAWYSKRLAISTAYVSSELFMAQDKSHNFSETMEFAQSRLENVKKMGKMYNNTEEYLWFTLLSSINLVKSQLTRG